The genomic segment GCTGGACCAGGGCGCCGTCCTGCTCACCGGCGCCCTGGCGCTCGCCGCCGGCGCGTCGGCGGGCATGGCCGTCGCCCGCAACGTCCTGGTGCTGCTCGCCCTCGCGCTCCTCGTCCGGCGAGCCGCCAACGAGGCGGCGGGCACGGCGGTCGCGCTGCTGTACCTCGTCGTCGACCTCGCCCTCGGGCGGACCCGGACCCCGGACGGCCTCGACGCCCACACCTGGTGGGCGGTGACCCTCTACCCGTCGTCGAGCGCCGCCGCGTGGACCGTCTGCGTCGCCGCCCTCCTGCTCGCCCTCACGGTCGCCTTCCCCCGGTACGCCTCCGGGCGGTGAGGGGGAGAGCCGCACGGGGAGGTCGGGGGCGGCGGGCCCTACACGTCGTCGCCCCAGATCTCCCCGCGCGGCTCCCACCACTCCAGGAGCCCCCAGCTCCCGAGCGCGAAGGCGGCCACACCCACCAGAACGGGCACCCAGGGCCGGTACGTCCAGCGCCGCGTCAATGCCCAGGCCAGTACCGGAAGAAGGGCCCCGCCGAGGACGATCAGCGGCAGATCGAGGTAGAGCACGCTCAGGTCCCGTGCGTGGCCCTCAAGGCCGCCGTCGACGTTGACGGCCGCTTTCGGCGCCCACATCAACGGCGCGGCCACCGCGCCGAGTCCGGCGAGAAGGCAGCCGGGGGTTCCGCTGGGGCGATCGACGGGGCTCATGCGCGTACCACCGGGTTCTCGCTCATGCCCCTCACTGACGTACGGGGTAGGCGCGGCGGTTCCGGGGGCACTCCCCGTCCCGGGTGCCGGAACACCGGCTCCGCCCCGGACGGGCGGCCTCGCTCAGACGCGTCGACGGACCTCGGCGGGGCGAACCGGGGCACGCCACCGACCGCCAAGCGATCGAGCAGCCCATGCAGATCCCTGGGTTCGCGCCTGTACCGCGTCGGAACGCCTCGTCCATGATCTGTACGAGCCGCTTGACCTTGGCACCGGGTATTCCCGGCCCTGTCGGGTCCTGCCCCGGAGCAAGCGAAAGGGGCGGTGGGCCGTCCTCGGCCCACCGCCCCCGGAACTGCTACTGCTACTGCTACTGCTACTGCACGATCGTGATCCGGTCCGTGGCCGGCGGGGCCAGCGGGGCGGAGGCCGTGGAGTGGGCCGCCAGGTAGGCGTTGAACACGTCCAGGTCGGAGGGGCCGACCAGCTTGTTCGTACCGAGGGCGAGGGCCGGGAAGCCGTCGCCGCCGCCCGCGAGGAACTCGTTCATCGCGACGCGGTAGGTCTTCGCCGGGTCGATCGCCTCACCGTTCAGCTTGATGCTGCTCGCCGAGACACGGGCGGCGCCGGTCTTCGTCAGGTCGAGCGTGTAGGTGAGGCCCTTCGAGACCTGGAGGATCTTCGGGCTGGCCTCGTTGAGGCCGCTGACCTGCTGCTGGAGCGTGGCGATCAGGTTGGCGCCGGACAGGTCGACGACGTTCATCATGTTGGTGAACGGCTGCACGGTGAAGGACTCGCCGTACGTCACCACCCCGTCGCCCTCACCAGAGGCTCCCGCGTAGACGAGGTCGGCGCGGATGCCGCCCGGGTTCATGAACGCGACCTGCGCGCCGCCCTGGCCGGCCGGGGACAGGCCCTCCAGCTGCGCGTCGGCGATCAGGTCGCCGAGCGGCTTCTCCAGGGCGGTGGAGCCGCGTCCGTTGATGTCGGCGCTGATGAAGCCCTGCGGGCGGCCCGCGATCGGGGCGGCCAGCGCGTTCCAGCGGGCGATCAGCGCGGTCATGTCCGAGGCCGGGGCCTGGTCACGGCTGACGACGTGGTTCGCCGACTTCACCGACGTACGCACGATGTCGTTGGTGCGGCGGTCGTAGGTGAGGGTCGTGTCCGTGTAGAGCTTGCCGAAGGACGCGGCCGAGGTGACCATGCGCGGCTTGCCCGCCGGGTCCGGGATGGTGCAGACGTACGCGTTGTGGGTGTGGCCGGTGACCAGCGCGTCGACCTTCGGGGAGATGCCCTTGGCGATGTCCACGATCGGACCGGAGACACCGGCGCCCGCGCCCGGGCTGTCGCAGTCGTAGTTGTACGAGCCGGAGGCCGGGGCCCCGCCCTCGTGGATCAGCGCGACGATCGACTTGACGCCCTGGCGGTCGAGCTCCTTGGCGTACTTGTTGACCGTCTCGATCTCGTCGTGGAACTGGAGTCCCTTGACGCCGTTGGCCGTGACGATGTTCGGCGTGCCCTCCAGGGTCACCCCGATGAAGCCGATCTTGACGCCGTTCTTCTTCCACACCCAGTACGGCTTGAGGACCGGCTTGCCGGTCTTCTCGCTGGTGACGTTGGCCGCGAGGTACGGGAAGTCCGCGCCCTGGAACTTCTTGCCCTTCTCGTAGCAGCCGTCGGTCGGGTGGCAGCCGCCGTTCTGGAGGCGGCTCAGCTCGTCGATGCCCTCGTCGAACTCGTGGTTGCCGACCGACGTGACATCCAGGTCCAGGTCGTTGAGCGCCTCGATGGTGGGCTCGTCGTGGAAGAGACCGGAGAGCAGCGGGCTCGCGCCCACCATGTCGCCGCCGGCCGCCGTGACGGAGTACGGGTGCCCCTTGCGCGCGGTGCGCAGCGAGGAGGCGAGGTACTCGACGCCACCGGCGCTCACCGACTTCACGGTGCCGTCGGCCTGCGTCTCGGAGACGGTGCCGGACGAACCGGTCGGCGGCTCCAGGTTGCCGTGCAGGTCGTTGAAGGAGAGCAGCTGCACGTCGACCGTCTTGTCGGCCGGCCGGCCGTGGCCGGAGCTCTTGCCGTGCCCGTGGCCGTGGTCGTCGCCACGGCCGTGGGCGCCGGCCGGCATCACGGCGAGCGCGCTCACCGTGGCCACACCGGCCGCCAGGGCGAGCAGCCGCCGGGCTGCGCGGTTCTTCTTCACAGTCGCTGACATCGGTCCCCTTGTGAGTGTTCAGCGTGAGGTTCGTGGTGTTGACATGTCTGTGTCTTTCGTGCCGCAGCCTAGGGTCAACGCGCGTAGCGCGACAGGCTTTCGGGGTTACGAGCTGGTTGCTTTCCCGTCAGAACCCGCGCCAGTCAGCCATATCGCCCATCCCGTGCCCGGCCCGGTGCCATCCGGGTCCCCTCCCGCCCCGGCGTGGTCCCGGCCCGCACAGGACCGGGCGCCGCCTCCCGTACCGGGCGCCGCCACCCGCCCGTACCGCCGTCGCGTGCCCGTACCGCCGTCGCGTGGGCCGTCCGCCGTACGCTCGACAGCATGACGACTGACGCACCCCTCCCCGCCCCGGGCCGCGAGATCCAGACGCTGGACGTGCTCGCCCCCGTCCAGGCCGACGCCGTGCTCGACCTGCTCGCCGAGGCCGCCCGGACCGACGGCCGGCAGGCGGTCTCCGAACAGGGACGGCTCTACCTCCGGGGCGGCCACCGCACCGGCGTCCGCCACCTGTTGCTGACCAGCGGCGGCGTCCTGGCCGGGTACGCGCAACTGGAGGACACCGACCCCGTGGAGGCCCCCGCCGCCGAGCTCGTCGTCCTCCCCGAACAGCGCGGCCACGGCCACGGGCGGGCGCTCGGCGCCGCCCTGCTCGCCGCCAGCGGCAAGCGGCTGCGGGTGTGGGCGCACGGCGGCGGCCCGGCCGCCCGCCACCTCTCGCAGGTCCTCGGGCTCAGCCTCTTCCGCGAGCTGCGCCAGCTCCGCCGGCCGCTGGCCCCGCTCGACATCCCCGAACCCGCGCTGCCCGAG from the Streptomyces sp. NBC_01335 genome contains:
- a CDS encoding bifunctional metallophosphatase/5'-nucleotidase translates to MSATVKKNRAARRLLALAAGVATVSALAVMPAGAHGRGDDHGHGHGKSSGHGRPADKTVDVQLLSFNDLHGNLEPPTGSSGTVSETQADGTVKSVSAGGVEYLASSLRTARKGHPYSVTAAGGDMVGASPLLSGLFHDEPTIEALNDLDLDVTSVGNHEFDEGIDELSRLQNGGCHPTDGCYEKGKKFQGADFPYLAANVTSEKTGKPVLKPYWVWKKNGVKIGFIGVTLEGTPNIVTANGVKGLQFHDEIETVNKYAKELDRQGVKSIVALIHEGGAPASGSYNYDCDSPGAGAGVSGPIVDIAKGISPKVDALVTGHTHNAYVCTIPDPAGKPRMVTSAASFGKLYTDTTLTYDRRTNDIVRTSVKSANHVVSRDQAPASDMTALIARWNALAAPIAGRPQGFISADINGRGSTALEKPLGDLIADAQLEGLSPAGQGGAQVAFMNPGGIRADLVYAGASGEGDGVVTYGESFTVQPFTNMMNVVDLSGANLIATLQQQVSGLNEASPKILQVSKGLTYTLDLTKTGAARVSASSIKLNGEAIDPAKTYRVAMNEFLAGGGDGFPALALGTNKLVGPSDLDVFNAYLAAHSTASAPLAPPATDRITIVQ
- the mshD gene encoding mycothiol synthase, giving the protein MTTDAPLPAPGREIQTLDVLAPVQADAVLDLLAEAARTDGRQAVSEQGRLYLRGGHRTGVRHLLLTSGGVLAGYAQLEDTDPVEAPAAELVVLPEQRGHGHGRALGAALLAASGKRLRVWAHGGGPAARHLSQVLGLSLFRELRQLRRPLAPLDIPEPALPEGVTVRTFVPGQDDAAWLAVNSAAFAHHPEQGGLTQRDLDDRKAEPWFDPKGFFLAERDGGLVGFHWTKVHAEEHLGEVYVVGIRPDAQGGGLGKALTAIGLRHLAAEGLPDAMLYVDADNVAAVTVYERMGFTTHEVDLMYRTES